In Salarias fasciatus chromosome 20, fSalaFa1.1, whole genome shotgun sequence, a single window of DNA contains:
- the tfcp2 gene encoding transcription factor CP2, translating to MAWALKLPLTDEVIESGLVQDFDASLSGIGQELGAGAYSMSDVLALPIFKQEESNLPPDSDNKILPFQYVLCAATSPAVKLHDETLTYLNQGQSYEIRMLDNRKIGELPEITGKMVKSIIRVVFHDRRLQYTEHQQLEGWRWNRPGDRILDLDIPMSVGIIDPRANPTQLNTVEFLWDPSKRTSVFIQVHCISTEFTMRKHGGEKGVPFRIQIDTFKENEGGEYTEHLHSASCQVKVFKPKGADRKQKTDREKMEKRAPQEKEKYQPSYETTILTECSPWPEVTYVNNSPSPGFNSSHNSFPVAEGNGSPNHQPEPVVQVADNLLPAATPQDAQQWLHRNRFSPFCRLFTNFSGADLLKLTREDVIQICGPADGIRLFNALKGRVVRPRLTIYVCQESQQAREQQLKHENGDASASTFFVYHAIYLEELTAGELTEKIAQLFSISPRQINQIFKQGPTGIHVLVSDEMIQNFQDEVCFILDTMKDDTNDGYHIILK from the exons ATGGCGTGGGCTCTCAAGCTGCCTCTGACGGACGAGGTGATCGAGTCTGGGCTGGTGCAGGACTTCGACGCCAGCCTCTCTGGCATCGGCCAGGAGCTCGGGGCGGGGGCCTACAGCATGAG CGACGTGCTCGCCCTCCCCATCTTCAAACAGGAGGAGTCCAACCTGCCTCCAGACTCCGACAACAAGATCCTTCCCTTTCAGTATGTTCTGTGCGCAGCTACCTCGCCGGCCGTTAAACTGCATGACGAAACACTCACCTACCTCAACCAAG GACAGTCCTATGAAATAAGAATGCTTGACAATCGGAAAATTGGGGAACTTCCTGAAATCACTGGTAAAATGGTGAAG AGCATCATCCGTGTGGTGTTTCACGACCGGAGGCTTCAGTACACGgagcaccagcagctggagggctGGCGCTGGAACCGGCCCGGCGATCGCATCCTCGACCTCG ATATCCCCATGTCAGTCGGCATCATCGACCCCAGGGCCAACCCGACGCAGCTCAACACCGTGGAGTTCCTGTGGGACCCGTCGAAAAGAACCTCGGTTTTTATTCAG gTTCACTGCATCAGCACAGAATTCACCATGCGCAAGCACGGAGGAGAGAAAGGCGTCCCGTTTCGCATCCAGATCGACACGTTTAAAGAAAACGAAGGCGGAGAGTACACGGAGCATCTCCACTCCGCCTCCTGCCAGGTCAAGGTCTTCAag CCCAAAGGTGCCGACAGAAAGCAGAAGACGGACCGGGAGAAGATGGAGAAGAGAGCGCCGCAGGAGAAGGAGAAGTACCAGCCCTCCTATGAAACCACCATCCTGACGGAG TGCTCGCCCTGGCCTGAGGTCACGTACGTGAACAACTCGCCGTCTCCGGGCTTCAACAGCTCCCACAACAGCTTCCCAGTAGCTGAAGG GAACGGGTCACCAAACCACCAGCCGGAGCCGGTGGTTCAGGTGGCAGAT aaCTTGTTACCAGCCGCGACGCCGCAGGACGCGCAACAGTGGCTTCACAGAAATCGCTTCTCACCCTTCTGTCGACTCTTCACCAACTTCTCAG ggGCAGACCTGCTGAAGCTGACCAGAGAAGACGTCATTCAGATCTGCGGGCCAGCTGATGGTATCCGACTCTTTAATGCACTGAAAGGACG GGTGGTTCGTCCGAGGCTGACCATCTACGTTTGTCAGGAGTCTCAGCAGGCGCgcgagcagcagctgaaacacgaGAACGGAGATGCTTCTGCCAGCACGTTCTTCG tTTATCATGCCATTTACCTGGAGGAGCTCACAGCTGGCGAGCTGACAGAGAAGATTGCTCAGCTCTTCAGCATCTCGCCCAGACAGATAAATCAGATCTTTAAACAGGGTCCCACCGGCATCCACGTGCTGGTTAGCGATGAG ATGATTCAAAACTTTCAAGatgaagtttgttttattttggacaCAATGAAAG atgaCACAAATGATGGCTACCACATCATCTTAAAGTGA
- the csrnp2 gene encoding LOW QUALITY PROTEIN: cysteine/serine-rich nuclear protein 2 (The sequence of the model RefSeq protein was modified relative to this genomic sequence to represent the inferred CDS: deleted 1 base in 1 codon), producing MEAGASLSLKRRYEEVDNSSPFSTPKDSDDDISSSDSADSCDSLNPPSSSAFTPTSILRQHKPSPGGKRVRFDVVTVYYFPRRQGFTSVPSQGGSSLGMARHHSSIRHYTLGEFAREQETSHRHTLRQHLRQEKLNARKMKLTRNGTVECAQADLLTLEDVSDEDLDVDGVEVDDCFFLQPLPTKRRRALLRASGIARIDAREKAELRAIRLSREECGCDCRLYCDPRHCGCSQAGIKCQVDRMSFPCGCSRDGCGNVAGRIEFNPLRVRTHYLHTIMKLDLEKRRMLIQGAGDQYAEADPLSSPSSTCPTSPDLSSVAGLDSELEETEVHSVVEVHDLLAEQDILEQENETAVLHLQSAEEQERREREEAEPELGAGGLAEQPLCLLPEQAEVPGVEQVLLQGPFPTGATVLCITDNQEESPSDLLKDSTSLLYYQLSSIEPGAFETLPRAEDGEQETAREELVASKREAGEEPSDHKHENPACRQSLGKSLTDVILCSEECVAAAVEEGPSSLQQNILEAQRCEEPCSGKEFNPLPPEV from the exons ATGGAGGCAGGTGCGTCCCTGAGTCTCAAACGAAGATATGAAGAGGTGGACAACAGCTCCCCATTCTCCACACCTAAAGACTCCGACGATGACATCTCCAGCAGCGACAGCGCCGACAGCTGCGACAGCCTcaac cccccctccagctccgcTTTCACCC CCACCTCCATCCTCAGGCAGCACAAGCCGTCGCCGGGGGGGAAGCGGGTGCGCTTCGATGTGGTGACGGTCTACTACTTCCCCCGGCGGCAGGGCTTCACCAGCGTGCCCAGCCAGGGCGGCAGCTCCCTGGGCATGGCCCggcaccactcctccatcagaCACTACACGCTGGGCGAGTTCGCCCGCGAGCAGGAGACCAGCCACCGGCACACTCTGCGTCAGCACCTGCGCCAGGAGAAGCTCAACGCCCGGAAGATGAAG CTGACCAGGAACGGGACGGTCGAGTGCGCCCAGGCCGACCTGCTGACTCTGGAGGACGTGTCCGACGAGGACCTCGACGTCGACGGCGTGGAGGTGGACGACTGCTTCTTCCTCCAGCCGCTGCCCACCAAGCGCCGGCGCGCCCTCCTGCGGGCCTCCGGCATCGCCCGCATCGACGCGCGCGAGAAAGCCGAGCTCAGAGCCATCCGCCTCTCCCGGGAGGAGTGCGGCTGCGACTGCCGCCTGTACTGCGACCCCCGCCACTGCGGCTGCAGCCAGGCCGGGATTAAGTGCCAG GTGGATCGAATGTCTTTCCCGTGTGGCTGCTCCAGAGACGGCTGCGGTAACGTAGCCGGACGCATCGAGTTCAACCCCCTGCGCGTCAGGACTCACTACCTGCACACCATCATGAAGCTGGACCTGGAAAAGAGGAGGATGCTCATCCAGGGGGCCGGGGACCAGTACGCGGAAGCCGACCCTTTGTCTTCCCCCTCCTCGACCTGCCCCACTTCGCCCGACCTGTCCTCCGTGGCCGGCCTGGACTCCGAGCTGGAGGAGACCGAGGTGCACTCGGTGGTGGAGGTCCACGACCTCCTGGCGGAGCAGGACATCCTGGAGCAGGAGAACGAGACGGCCGTGCTGCACCTGCAGAGcgcggaggagcaggagaggagggagcgggaggaggcggagccggaGCTGGGCGCCGGGGGCCTGGCGGAGCAGCCGCTCTGCCTCCTGCCCGAGCAGGCGGAGGTGCCGGGCGTGGAGCAGGTCCTCCTGCAGGGGCCTTTCCCCACCGGGGCCACCGTCCTGTGCATCACAGATAACCAGGAGGAGAGCCCCTCGGACCTCCTCAAAGACTCCACCTCCCTGCTCTACTATCAGCTGAGCTCCATCGAGCCCGGGGCGTTTGAGACGCTGCCCAGAGCGGAGGACGGCGAGCAGGAGACAGCGAGGGAGGAGCTCGTGGCGAGCAAACGAGAAGCCGGAGAGGAGCCCAGTGACCATAAGCATGAAAACCCGGCCTGCAGACAGAGCCTGGGCAAGTCTTTGACCGATGTGATCCTGTGCTCAGAGGAatgtgtggcggcggcggtggaggaggggcCCTCCAGTCTTCAGCAAAACATCCTGGAAGCACAGCGCTGCGAGGAGCCCTGCTCGGGAAAAGAATTCAATCCACTGCCTCCTGAAGTTTAA